Within Thermococcus indicus, the genomic segment GAAAACTTGTCCCGTCTGCGGGAAGCCCCACGAGGGGGTGAGGTTTGTTCGTGGTCTTTATTCGTGTCCCGCAACGGGGCTTATCTTCAATGCCGACTTGGTTGGAGCTTTCAACATTTTGAAGAAGATTGTGAAAACCATAACCCCGAATCTGAGTGGCTTGTACGCTCAGAGGAGGGGTAACTGGGGGGAGACCCTCCCGGAGGGGTTCGAAGAACCCTTTTCAAAGGTTGCCCTGATGAGAACCCCTCAAACCTCCCTGCCGTTGGCGAGGGGTTAAACCGTTGGAACCCTCGCCCTCAAGGCGGGGAGGAGGTCAGAACGATACTCTGAAGGTCGTTAGAAACTCTACGGAGACCTCTAAAGGGATAATTGAGAAATTCTTCGCCATCTTTGGAGAACACGGCGGGCAGAATGGGGAGGAGCTCTCACGAACCCTTGAAGAAACTTTTCAGCGGGCCCAGAACCTCACGAGAACGGTCGAAGATATGCTGGGCAAAGCACTATCTTCAAACTCTGGTCGTTAGTGTCCTATAACTCCAATTCAGTAACCCATGGAGGACCCCTGTTCGTTTAACTGTAACTTCGAAAAGTTTAAATTTTTAGAGTTTTATTGCGTTTGGGGGGAGTGCATGAGGAGGGCATATATCGCCATCGTAGTTTTGGTGGTTTTGGTTCTCGCGCTCTACTTCGGCGATTTTGCTCTGGCAAAGTCCGAAACACATTCAACCATTCAGGTTGGGAGCTCAAAGGACGCCAACGCGACCTTCAACGAGGGCTTTTGTGTGTACCCGGATTCTCCTTTTGGAAATTTGGTCGCCGACGAATTGAGGGCCGGAGGGCACAAGGTCCTGATTCTCTCCGCCCCGGTGGAATGTGATGGTCAGTTTCTGGCCGTTTGGATCGAGGGACTCAACATCAACTATTCCCCTGTGCTCTCGAAGGGGCGCGTGAGGGCCGTCGCCTTCTATTCTAGCGCCGGCGATCCAACCCACTACATAAACTACCGGAACGCTGCGGATAAGAAAACGGCCCTGACGTCCTTTGAGAAAACCGGCAGGGCCCAGTTCCAGGCCTACATCATCGCTGAAGTCTCGGACGAATCCGAGGGCTTCATTGCCTTCAGGGGCTACCAGGACTACCTCATGAGAAAGGCCGCTGAGGTGGTCGCCAAGCAAGCCGAGCTTTTCCACGCGGGGGGTGGGGAATGAGTCGGCCGAAGCTCTTCGTTTTTTCTATAGCAATTCTGTGTCTTCTAATCGGATACCTCCTAGCGAATGTTTCGGTGGGGTGGAAATCAAAGGGTGAGTTTGATCGCCTCTCCAACGTCACCGTTTCTGGAAAGGTTGTTGTGGACATGCCTCTTGAACTCGAGCTCATCCCGGATGTTTATCCGGAGCTTGATTACCACGGCCAGTTTGGGGACTCCCTAAGAAATGCCATAGTCGAGGCTTTGGAATCGGAAAATCTCTTCCCCGAGTTCGCTCACGTTAGGCCGGTCGTAATCTTTCCGGATGAAGGTCTCCTCTCAAGGATAAACGACTCGGTTGTTGTCATTTTCGTCCCGTTTCGTGGACATGAGAACACGGTCTATTACGAAAACTGCTACGCGAGCATACTCGTTTACATGAGCTCCAGCGGTGACGTTGGGAGCTACCTGTCGGTGGAGGAAAGATACTCAGGGGATTCAAGCAAAAACGATGACCTGCGATATTTTGCCTCAGATCTTTTCCGCACCGCCAAAGCAAGGGCTGATCTCGATGGAAGTCCCTATTCGCTTAAGGTGGTTTACTGGAACGTTCTTGAAGTAAGACGCGGTAAGCTGGCCAATAGGAGCTGCTGGGACATCTTGGCTGAGGAAGTAGGGAGGGAAATCCAAGAATGGGCACGGACACTCGAGCCCTCAAATAAACCTTGAGCCCCTGACCATCAGTTCGCCCCTCTCATGGAGCCCCATCAGAATTTCCGCTATCCTCTCCCCGGCCTTTCCGTCGCCGAACGGATTCGCCGCCCCTGCCATTTTCCGGTAGAACTCCCCATCCTCCAGGAGTCTCTGGAGATACCTCAGGGCGCGCTCCTTTTCCAGGCCCACGAGAACGTTGCCGCCCGCGGCGACGGTTTCCGGCCTCTCGGTGTTGTAGCGGAGCGTTAGGCAGGGCACGTTCAGGATTATCGCCTCTTCCTGTACTCCGCCTGAGTCGGTCATTATCGCGAAGGCGTTCCTCTCGAGCTTCAGGAAGTCGAGGTAGCCGAGGGGCTTTGTCACGGTCAGGTTCTCTATTGAGGCCACCCTCTCCCAGAGGCCGAACTCCTCGAGCCTGCCCCTCGTGCGGGGATGCATCGGGTAGACCGCCCTTATTGGAAGCCCTTCTAGAATCTCAATGAGTCTTTCGAGGTTCTCCCTGCTGTCGGTGTTCTCGGCGCGGTGGGCGGTTACGAGCACGTATTCCTTCGGCTTCAGTCCAAACCTCTTGAGCACATCGCTCTTTCTCTCCGCCACCTCCGCGTTCTGGAGAACGGCATCCACAACGGTGTTGCCAACGACGTAAACGTTCTTCGTTATGCCCTCGCGCTCCAGGTTTTTCCGGGCTTCCTCCGTTGGGGGGAAGAGAACCTCGCTCGCGTGGTCTGCAAGAATCCTGTTTATCTCCTCCGGCATTGTCCGGTCAAAGCTTCTGAGGCCGGCCTCCACGTGGGCAACGGGGATTTTGAGCTTGACGCTCGCCAAAGCTCCCGCCAAAACCGTGTTGGTGTCCCCCTGAACGAGCACGACGTCCGGCCTCTCGTCCCTCAGGACCTTCTCGATCTTAATCATCGCGAGACCCGTCTGCTCGGCCTGCGTTCCCGAACCGACCTCGAGGTGGTGGTCTATGGGGGGCATCTCCAGCTCTTCCAGAAAGACGCTGCTCATCTCGTAGTCGTAGTGCTGTCCGGTGTGAATCAGGAGCGGCTTAACGCCCCTATCAAGGAACGCCCGTATCACCGGCGCGAGCTTTATTATCTCCGGCCGGGTTCCGAATACAAAGGCGGGTTTCAATACTCACCCCTCCCAACGCCTTTGAAGACGAACCCTTCGGGCGGCACCTCGACCACGCGGCGGCCGTCGATGAGAACGCGGTTCCGCATGAGTTTCCCGAGGGTTTCCCAGTCGAGGGATTTGAAGGCCGTGTGGTCCGTCGCTATGACCACCGCGTCGGCGCCCCTCAGGGCCTCCTCGAGGCTTCCGTGGGTTCCTTCCACGAACGGGTCGTACGTTCTTACCTCCGCCACGTCATCCATGATGGCTTCCACGAAGGTGGAGGCAGGGGAGTTCCTGGTGTCGTCGCTGTCCCCCTTGTAAGCCAGCCCAAGGACCGCGACCACGGCCTTTTCTGGCAGGAGGTTGATGGTTCTCAGCGCCTCGAAAAGAAGATCCTTGGCGAGGAGGGGCATACCGTCGTTTATCTCCCGCGCGAGCCTTATGAGGCCAAAGTCGTCCTTCGCCGGCCAGACGAGCAGGTGGGGGTCCTTTGGAAGGCAGTGGCCGCCAACGCCTATTCCAGGAACGTGGATTTTAACGCGCGGGTGGCTGTTGGCCAGTTCTATGGCCTCGAAGACATTTATCCCATACTGGTGGGCGAGGTAGGCGAACTCGTTCGCGAGGGCGATGTTGACGTCCCTGAACGTGTTCTCCATGAGCTTGACGACCTCACTGACGGTCGATTTTGTCCGGAATATCTGCCCTTTGACGAAGGAGCGGTAGAGCCTTTCGGCAAGCTCAGCACTTTCGGGGGTTATACCACCGAGGATGCGCGAGTTGTACACCAGCTCCCTGAATATCCTGCCCGGCATCACCCTTTCCGGCGCGTGAACCATGTGGAAATCCCTTCCCGGCTTCAATCCGGTCAGCTCCCCTATGAGCTCGGCCATTCTAACCGTCGTGAGCGGGGGAACCGTGCTCTCGATAACGATGAGTGCGCCCGGCTTCATCGCCTTTGCAACGGTTTTGACGGCGCTTTCCAGATAGGTGAGGTTGGGTGTCCTGTCCTCCCTCAGGGGCGTTTGGACACAGATTATGTAGACGTCCTTTTCTCTGATGTCGGCGGGGTTCGACGTTGCCCGCAGCTTTCCGCTCTCAATGGCCTTCCTGAGGAGATCGTCTATATCCGGCTCGACTATGTGGGCCTTTCCGGAGTTTATCCTCTCAACAACGTCAGTCTTTATTTCATATCCTGTAACATTGAAGCCCGCGTTGGCGAACATTATCGCGGTCGGGAGGCCGATGTACCCGAGGCCGATGACAGCTATCTCCGCCGTTCTCTTCTCTATCCTGTCCCGCATTCGTGTCACCCATCAACGCTTTTCCTGCATGAATAAAAGCCTTTTCCAGAAAACGGTTTCCGGCCCGGTTTCCTGGGATGCAGGGGTTTCCAGACTATTTTACGGGACCAGGGCATATTTACAAGATTTTTACCTTTGGTCGGGGTCGTTTTCATGGAAAGAAAGCGTTCTAAACGTTCTTTTGTCTGAAAACATACTGTTAAAGCTTTGAAAAGAAGGCTTCACAACCGTTTTTGGGAAAGCCTTATATTGAACAGAGCTGTTCAGTAACATGGTGGGTAGAATGAAGGTATGGATCGACATAACGAACTCCCCTCACGTTCACTTCTTCAAGGGTATAATCAGGGAACTCGAAAAGGCAGGACATGAGGTTTTGATAACCACGCGCGAATTCGACGGCCTTACTGGCATCCTCGACATGTACGGGTTTGATTACTACGTCGTCGGAAGGCACGGGGGTGCCACCCTCGAGGGCAAGCTCGTGGCCGGCACCGAGAGGATGTACCGCCTCAGCAAGCTCATAGTGGAGGAGAAACCGGACCTGGCTCTGTACAAGCACTCCGCGGAGGCACCGCGCGTCGCCTTTGGCCTCCAGATTCCTTCGATAGGTTTCGTGGACAACGAAACCGCCGTTGGCCAGAACAAGCTCATACTCCCCTACACCGAACTCCTGGTGTTCCCCAAGGCCATAGACGCCTACGAACTGATCAGATGTGGCGCCGACCCCAACGGTATGAGGCCGATAAACGGCTTCTCCGAGCTGTCTCACCTCTACGGCTTCCTTCCCAACCGGAAGGTCCTGAACAAGCTCGGCGTCAGGAGGAACGGGTACATCGTCATGCGCACCGAGCCCGTGAAGGCCAACTACTTCAACGGGAACGGGAAGAGCATCCTTGAGGACGTCATACCCCTCCTCCCGGAGGTGCCCATAGTTCTCTTCCCCAGGACCCCGGAGCAGAGGGAGCGCTTCGAGCGCTTCGACAACGTGATCATGCCGGAGGAG encodes:
- a CDS encoding UDP-N-acetyl-D-mannosamine dehydrogenase — protein: MRDRIEKRTAEIAVIGLGYIGLPTAIMFANAGFNVTGYEIKTDVVERINSGKAHIVEPDIDDLLRKAIESGKLRATSNPADIREKDVYIICVQTPLREDRTPNLTYLESAVKTVAKAMKPGALIVIESTVPPLTTVRMAELIGELTGLKPGRDFHMVHAPERVMPGRIFRELVYNSRILGGITPESAELAERLYRSFVKGQIFRTKSTVSEVVKLMENTFRDVNIALANEFAYLAHQYGINVFEAIELANSHPRVKIHVPGIGVGGHCLPKDPHLLVWPAKDDFGLIRLAREINDGMPLLAKDLLFEALRTINLLPEKAVVAVLGLAYKGDSDDTRNSPASTFVEAIMDDVAEVRTYDPFVEGTHGSLEEALRGADAVVIATDHTAFKSLDWETLGKLMRNRVLIDGRRVVEVPPEGFVFKGVGRGEY
- the wecB gene encoding non-hydrolyzing UDP-N-acetylglucosamine 2-epimerase, whose amino-acid sequence is MKPAFVFGTRPEIIKLAPVIRAFLDRGVKPLLIHTGQHYDYEMSSVFLEELEMPPIDHHLEVGSGTQAEQTGLAMIKIEKVLRDERPDVVLVQGDTNTVLAGALASVKLKIPVAHVEAGLRSFDRTMPEEINRILADHASEVLFPPTEEARKNLEREGITKNVYVVGNTVVDAVLQNAEVAERKSDVLKRFGLKPKEYVLVTAHRAENTDSRENLERLIEILEGLPIRAVYPMHPRTRGRLEEFGLWERVASIENLTVTKPLGYLDFLKLERNAFAIMTDSGGVQEEAIILNVPCLTLRYNTERPETVAAGGNVLVGLEKERALRYLQRLLEDGEFYRKMAGAANPFGDGKAGERIAEILMGLHERGELMVRGSRFI
- a CDS encoding DUF354 domain-containing protein, with translation MKVWIDITNSPHVHFFKGIIRELEKAGHEVLITTREFDGLTGILDMYGFDYYVVGRHGGATLEGKLVAGTERMYRLSKLIVEEKPDLALYKHSAEAPRVAFGLQIPSIGFVDNETAVGQNKLILPYTELLVFPKAIDAYELIRCGADPNGMRPINGFSELSHLYGFLPNRKVLNKLGVRRNGYIVMRTEPVKANYFNGNGKSILEDVIPLLPEVPIVLFPRTPEQRERFERFDNVIMPEEPVDSLSLLYYARLMIGAGGTMNREAIALGTPTISTYPGRLLAVTRWLVEKGVKFHSTDPVKVATMAERMMEMNGSYRAYLRSVVSSFENPMDVILGEIETYEEFGTFSAMKIGEAGTSETRNPGGYVGLNEGRDEKEQN